In Tenebrio molitor chromosome 8, icTenMoli1.1, whole genome shotgun sequence, a genomic segment contains:
- the LOC138137354 gene encoding uncharacterized protein, with protein sequence MFAKLALALALVSTVRSVEFQIKNVSPNPVFVQILGTEYPDPFTLQAGEDTTLTYSEPWSGRIWGRIDCYSVDECGAAGPIPASLSEITVGDGNAFYDLSLVDGFNIDLSMEPIDGHGDGGQYSCQKAECSYPIFNDCPDELKLFNKDGVLVSCQAACNVFNDDLYCCRGEHSTPETCKSSDWPVDYASFFKERCPDAYSYAYDDQQSTYTCDSNRYIISFL encoded by the exons ATGTTCGCAAAACTTGCACTCGCTCTAGCTTTGGTCTCGACGGTTCGTTCCGTCGAGTTCCAGATCAAGAACGTCTCTCCCAATCCGGTCTTCGTCCAGATTTTGGGAACCGAGTACCCTGACCCCTTCACTCTCCAAGCGGGAGAAGAC ACGACCCTCACATATTCCGAACCTTGGAGCGGCCGCATCTGGGGCCGCATCGACTGCTACAGCGTCGACGAGTGTGGGGCGGCGGGGCCCATCCCAGCCTCCCTTTCTGAGATTACCGTGGGGGACGGCAACGCCTTCTACGACTTGTCTCTGGTCGACGGATTCAACATTGATCTATCG ATGGAACCCATCGATGGGCACGGCGATGGGGGGCAGTACAGCTGTCAGAAAGCTGAATGTTCCTACCCCATTTTCAACGACTGTCCGGACGAGTTGAAGCTGTTCAATAAGGATGGCGTCTTGGTCAGTTGCCAAGCAGCGTGCAATGTCTTCAACGATGATTTGTATTGCTGTCGTGGGGAACACTCCACTCCGGAGACTTGCAAATCTTCAGACTGGCCCGTCGATTATGCTTCGTTCTTCAAGGAGAGGTGCCCAGATGCCTACAGCTACGCCTACGATGACCAACAAAGTACCTATACTTGCGACAGTAACAGATACATCATAAGCTTCTTGTAA